In one window of Calypte anna isolate BGI_N300 chromosome 27, bCalAnn1_v1.p, whole genome shotgun sequence DNA:
- the RAPGEFL1 gene encoding rap guanine nucleotide exchange factor-like 1 produces MKPLEKLLKKPGSHLPARPAAAPAPAPGPRRQSLSRPPASPEDPAGPQPGGEGRWLELRPPEAPLRSPEEPSPGGDRDREPPSPEPPPAARCGCAPPAPAAPDRLLERLLERLPAGGGHGRGCPADSLLDDIVLTHSLFLPTERFLQQLHQHFVAVGGSPPPHWEEGAGLRRKRAVLSVLLHFLDTYKGLLQEEESAGKVIKELYLLIMKDTSLYHDLEDEILKLHQLVETVELKVAEETPPPNKQVKPLFRHFRRIDSCLQTRVAFRGSDEIFCRVYMPDHSYVTIRSRLSASVQDILTSVTEKLQYSEEQSTREDALILVTMASSGEKAVLQPSEECVFTTLGINSHLFACTRDTFDSLVPLPEEIQVVPGDTEIHRAEPEEIANHLTAFHWELFRCIHELEFVDYVFHGERGRRETANLELLLQRCSEVQHWVGTELLLCESLGKRAHLLKKLIKIAAICKQNQDMLSFYAIVIGLNNAAISRLRLTWEKLPGKFKNQFRKFENLTDPCRNHKTYREVLAKMKPPLIPFVPLILKDLTFLHEGSKTLLDGLVNMEKLHCIAEKVRTIRKYRSRPLCLELEASPGQLQTKAYVRQLRVIDNQNLLFELSYKLEPGGQ; encoded by the exons ATGAAGCCGCTGGAGAAGTTGCTGAAGAAGCCGGGCTCGCACCTGCCCGCCCGACCCGCCGCcgcaccggcaccggcaccgggaCCGCGGCGGCAGAGCCTGTCTCGCCCCCCCGCCTCCCCCGAGGATCCGGCGGGACCGCAGCCGGGGGGTGAGGGTCGGTGGTTGGAGCTGCGGCCACCCGAggctccgctccgctccccgGAGGAGCCATCGCCGGGTGGCGACCGGGACCGGGAGCCGCCGAGCCCCGAGCCACCGCCCGCCGCCCGCTGCGGCTGCGCCCCCCCCGCGCCCGCGGCCCCCGATCGGCTCCTGGAGCGGCTGCTGGAGCGACTGCCCGCGGGTGGGGGGCACGGCCGGGGCTGCCCAGCAG ACTCACTGCTGGATGACATCGTGCTCACACACTCACTCTTCCTGCCCACCGAGCgcttcctgcagcagctgcaccagca TTTCGTAGCGGTGGGGGGCAGCCCCCCGCCCCACTGGGAGGAGGGGGCCGGGCTGCGGCGCAAGCGGGCAGTGCTGTCCGTGCTGCTGCATTTCCTCGACACCTAcaaggggctgctgcaggaggaggagagcgcCGGGAAGGTGATCAAG GAGCTTTATCTGCTGATTATGAAGGACACGTCCCTCTACCATGACCTGGAGGATGAGATCCTCAAGCTGCACCAGCTTGTGGAGACGGTGGAGCTCAA GGTGGCCGAGGAGACCCCCCCCCCGAACAAGCAGGTGAAGCCGCTGTTCAGGCACTTTCGCCGCATCGACTCCTGCCTGCAGACCCGCGTGGCCTTCCGGGGCTCTGACGAGA TTTTCTGCCGTGTCTACATGCCCGACCACTCCTACGTCACCATCCGCAGCCGCCTCTCGGCCTCGGTGCAGGACATCCTGACCTCTGTCACTGAGAAGCTGCAGTACTCGGAGGAGCAGAGCACCCGCGAGGACGCCCTCATCCTCGTCACTATGGCCTCTTCTGGAG AGAAAGCGGTGCTGCAGCCCAGCGAGGAGTGCGTCTTCACCACCCTGGGCATCAACAGCCACCTCTTCGCCTGCACCAGGGACACCTTCGACTCCTTG GTGCCACTGCCCGAGGAGATCCAGGTggtccctggggacacagagatCCATCGTGCCGAGCCGGAGGAGATCGCCAACCACCTCACTGCCTTCCACTGGGAGCTCTTCCGCTGCATCCACGAG CTGGAGTTTGTGGACTACGTGTTCCATGGGGAGCGGGGCCGGCGGGAGACGGCaaacctggagctgctgctgcagcgGTGCAGTGAGGTGCAGCACTGGGTGGGCACTGAGCTCCTGCTCTGTGAGTCACTGGGCAAGCGTGCCCACCTCCTCAAGAAGCTCATCAAGATCGCTGCCAT aTGTAAGCAGAACCAGGACATGCTCTCCTTCTATGCCATCGTCATCGGGCTCAACAATGCTGCCATCAGCCGACTGCGCCTCACCTGGGAG AAGCTCCCTGGGAAATTCAAGAACCAGTTTCGGAAGTTTGAGAACCTGACG GACCCCTGCAGGAACCACAAGACTTATCGTGAGGTGCTGGCCAAGATGAAACCCCCCCTCATCCCCTTTGTGCCGCTCATCCTCAAAG ACCTGACATTCCTGCATGAAGGCAGCAAGACCCTCCTGGATGGGCTGGTCAACATGGAGAAACTG CACTGCATTGCTGAGAAAGTGAGGACCATCCGCAAGTACCGCAGCCGCCCGCTCT GCCTGGAGCTGGAGGCCTCCCCGGGGCAGCTGCAGACCAAGGCTTACGTGCGGCAGCTCCGGGTCATCGACAACCAGAACCTGCTCTTCGAGCTCTCCTACAAACTGGAGCCGGGCGGACAGTGa